The proteins below come from a single Salinilacihabitans rarus genomic window:
- a CDS encoding YIP1 family protein translates to MTRWIERPEGGRERGPRGLAGAWVEVLVRPRRFFRAGIAPGDQGPGLTFLVAVVLASEATRFLLVDGSYPSLPVSPALAAVFWLSLVALLVAPLALHFVSALQALLLAALVPERAGISRTVQVIAYSTAPCVVSGLPVPALRLVAAAYGATLLILGLRIVHGTSLPRAAAAGALPALLVFGYGFRGVDAARTLALG, encoded by the coding sequence ATGACTCGCTGGATCGAGCGACCCGAGGGCGGGCGCGAGCGCGGCCCGCGCGGACTCGCGGGGGCCTGGGTCGAGGTGCTCGTCCGCCCGCGCCGGTTCTTCCGCGCCGGGATCGCGCCGGGCGATCAGGGGCCCGGACTGACGTTCCTCGTGGCGGTCGTCCTCGCCTCGGAGGCGACGCGGTTCCTCCTCGTCGACGGCTCCTACCCCTCGCTGCCGGTGTCGCCGGCGCTCGCGGCCGTCTTCTGGCTGAGTCTCGTCGCGTTGCTGGTCGCGCCGCTTGCGCTGCACTTCGTCTCGGCGCTGCAGGCCCTGCTTCTCGCGGCGCTCGTCCCCGAACGGGCCGGAATCAGCCGGACGGTCCAGGTGATCGCCTACTCGACCGCTCCCTGCGTCGTCTCCGGACTGCCGGTCCCGGCGCTCCGACTGGTCGCCGCCGCCTACGGCGCGACGCTGCTGATCCTCGGCCTGCGGATCGTCCACGGGACGTCGCTGCCCCGCGCGGCGGCCGCCGGGGCGCTCCCGGCCCTGCTCGTCTTCGGCTACGGCTTCCGTGGCGTCGACGCCGCCCGGACGCTCGCGCTCGGGTGA
- a CDS encoding DNA-methyltransferase, whose amino-acid sequence MQTTHRVVVGDSRDLASVADSSVELVVTSPPYPMIGMWDDLFADLDPAVADALAEGEGRAAFDAMHAQLDRVWNEVERVLVDGGIACVNVGDATRTVDGSFRVYPNHARVLRAFEERGFDPLPDVLWRKPANSAAKFMGSGMVPPNAYVTLEHEYVLVFRKGGESRSFEPGADRRYEAAYFWEERNRWFSDVWTDVRGELQALDAADDLRERSAAYPLEIPYRLICMYSAYGDTVLDPFWGTGTTSLAAMCAGRNSIGWEREEAFVSVFDDRVEEVPALSRRVSRRRLERHRAFVAERGEADLEYRADHYDVPVMTKMEAGIRLFEAVAVERDGDGYRLEHAPVEGE is encoded by the coding sequence ATGCAGACGACCCACCGCGTCGTCGTCGGGGACTCCCGCGACCTCGCGTCAGTCGCCGACTCGTCGGTCGAACTCGTCGTCACGTCGCCGCCGTACCCGATGATCGGGATGTGGGACGACCTCTTCGCGGACCTCGATCCCGCGGTCGCCGACGCTCTGGCGGAAGGCGAGGGCCGGGCGGCGTTCGACGCGATGCACGCCCAACTCGACCGCGTCTGGAACGAGGTCGAGCGCGTGCTCGTCGACGGCGGCATCGCCTGCGTCAACGTCGGCGACGCGACCCGGACCGTCGACGGGAGCTTCCGCGTCTACCCGAACCACGCCCGCGTCCTCCGGGCGTTCGAGGAGCGGGGGTTCGACCCCCTGCCGGACGTCCTCTGGCGCAAGCCCGCCAACAGCGCCGCGAAGTTCATGGGCAGCGGGATGGTGCCGCCGAACGCCTACGTCACCCTCGAACACGAGTACGTCCTCGTCTTCCGGAAGGGCGGCGAGAGCCGGTCGTTCGAGCCCGGCGCCGACCGCCGGTACGAGGCCGCCTACTTCTGGGAGGAGCGCAACCGCTGGTTCTCGGACGTCTGGACCGACGTCCGCGGGGAGTTGCAGGCGCTCGACGCCGCCGACGACCTCCGCGAGCGGTCGGCCGCCTACCCGCTCGAAATCCCCTACCGGCTGATCTGCATGTACTCGGCCTACGGCGACACCGTCCTCGACCCGTTCTGGGGGACGGGGACCACCTCGCTCGCGGCGATGTGCGCCGGGCGGAACTCGATCGGCTGGGAGCGCGAGGAGGCGTTCGTCTCGGTGTTCGACGACCGCGTCGAGGAGGTGCCGGCGCTGTCGCGGCGGGTCTCGCGGCGACGGCTCGAACGCCACCGGGCGTTCGTCGCCGAGCGCGGCGAGGCGGACCTCGAGTACCGCGCCGACCACTACGACGTCCCCGTGATGACGAAGATGGAGGCCGGCATCCGGCTGTTCGAGGCCGTCGCCGTCGAGCGCGACGGGGACGGCTACCGACTCGAACACGCACCGGTCGAGGGCGAGTAA
- a CDS encoding DUF4397 domain-containing protein — protein MTVSRRRTIQAIGGAAGLLAASSPVYARGEHEDDERKPKDAGDRADGGDGPTPPTTAVRVAHFSPDAPNVDVYVEGERVISDLAYGDVTPYLEAEPGTYTVTITAAGDPETVAFEGDVWLGRAFYTIAAIGELGAGTFRPKVLRDAGSALVRVVHASPDAPAVDVAANGALVAENLSFGESTNYVAVPAATYDVEVRPAGSTDAVATFELTLEQGVAYTAWAIGYLGGDEGREFTLRPTVDGPMAADG, from the coding sequence ATGACGGTATCACGACGCAGGACGATTCAGGCCATCGGCGGCGCGGCCGGCCTGCTCGCGGCCAGCAGCCCCGTCTACGCCCGCGGCGAACACGAGGACGACGAACGCAAGCCGAAAGACGCCGGCGACCGCGCCGACGGCGGCGACGGCCCGACGCCCCCCACGACCGCGGTCCGGGTCGCACACTTCTCGCCGGACGCACCGAACGTCGACGTCTACGTCGAGGGCGAGCGGGTGATCTCCGACCTCGCCTACGGCGACGTGACGCCGTACCTCGAGGCCGAACCGGGCACGTACACCGTGACGATCACGGCCGCGGGCGACCCCGAGACGGTCGCCTTCGAGGGCGACGTCTGGCTGGGTCGCGCGTTCTACACCATCGCGGCCATCGGCGAACTCGGCGCGGGGACCTTCCGGCCGAAGGTGCTCCGCGACGCCGGATCGGCGCTCGTCCGCGTCGTCCACGCCTCCCCCGACGCCCCGGCGGTCGACGTCGCGGCCAACGGCGCGCTCGTGGCCGAGAACCTCTCGTTCGGCGAGTCGACAAACTACGTCGCGGTCCCCGCGGCGACCTACGACGTCGAGGTCCGCCCCGCCGGTTCCACGGACGCCGTCGCCACGTTCGAACTCACCCTCGAACAGGGCGTCGCCTACACGGCGTGGGCAATCGGCTACCTCGGAGGCGACGAGGGCCGCGAGTTCACGCTGCGACCGACCGTCGACGGGCCGATGGCGGCGGACGGCTGA
- a CDS encoding cation-translocating P-type ATPase, whose amino-acid sequence MSTRPHGRSADRVLDDLESRADGLTAEEARRRLDEYGENDIVRGGGRSPVDIFVAQFDSALIWVLLGAAALSVWAGQTVDAVLIAIIVVANGVFGFVQDYRAERSLESLRQLAAPSATVRRDGEDVEVDATAVVPGDVVVLRGGDVVPADARLLEVADLAVDEAPLTGESAPVSKSPAAVDPDASLAERECMIYKGTNVARGRGIAVVTDTGMDTQVGDIAEELATTEATRTPLQTELDSLGRTLGLGVLALSALVAPLLLLRGTSALQAALTAVSLAVAAIPEGLPAVVTLTLALGVRRMSEENALVRRLPSVEALGAVDVVCTDKTGTLTRGEMTVSRLWVNDAVVDARTDEAPSDREERLLRIGALCNDATADDGDPTERALVAAAERRGLDVAALREANPRTDEVPFSSARKWMGTVHDDVGYVKGAPEVVVERCDRVLTEDGPTAMTPAARERIAERVHAFADDALRVLAMAYVEEPADGEELEDELVFVGLTGMIDPPREEVADAIATTRGAGVDVKMITGDNVRTATAIAESLGLGTTMLEGREIEAMDDDRLRERVESVDVFARTSPEHKVRILRALQDRGHEVAMTGDGVNDAPALKNADVGVAMGIRGTEVARQASDIVLLDDDYATIERAVERGRAIFDNIWKFVAYLLSANVAEVALVFVASLFGYLVLPAVQLLWINLLTDGLPALALGADPESGDVMDRPPRDAERGILDREMAGLIGGTGLVTTVVMLGLMFLTLDGAASVTPYAMTMVFTGFVVLEFEKLYVIRWLRETPALSNPWLAGAVAVSVLLQFAVLYTPLNRYFGTVPLGLADWGVLVGVLAVCLPAYLGIATLLRRARPTA is encoded by the coding sequence GTGTCCACGCGACCACACGGCCGGTCGGCCGACCGCGTCCTCGACGACCTCGAGTCGCGGGCCGACGGGCTCACGGCCGAGGAGGCGCGCCGTCGGCTCGACGAGTACGGCGAGAACGACATCGTCCGTGGCGGCGGCCGGTCGCCGGTTGACATCTTCGTCGCGCAGTTCGACAGCGCCCTGATCTGGGTCCTCCTCGGGGCGGCCGCGCTCTCGGTCTGGGCGGGCCAGACCGTCGACGCGGTCCTGATCGCGATCATCGTCGTCGCCAACGGCGTGTTCGGCTTCGTCCAGGACTACCGGGCCGAGCGCAGCCTCGAGTCGCTCCGCCAGCTTGCGGCCCCGTCGGCGACCGTCCGCCGGGACGGCGAGGACGTCGAGGTCGACGCGACGGCGGTCGTCCCGGGCGACGTCGTCGTCCTGCGCGGGGGCGACGTCGTCCCCGCCGACGCCCGCCTCCTCGAGGTCGCCGACCTCGCGGTCGACGAGGCCCCGCTCACCGGCGAGAGCGCCCCGGTCTCGAAGTCGCCGGCGGCGGTCGACCCCGACGCGTCCCTCGCCGAGCGCGAGTGTATGATCTACAAGGGAACGAACGTCGCCCGCGGCAGGGGCATCGCCGTCGTCACCGACACCGGGATGGACACCCAGGTCGGCGACATCGCCGAGGAACTCGCCACGACCGAGGCGACGCGCACGCCCCTCCAGACGGAACTCGACTCGCTGGGGCGGACCCTCGGGCTCGGGGTGCTCGCGCTCTCGGCGCTGGTCGCGCCGCTGTTGCTCCTCCGGGGGACGTCGGCGCTTCAGGCGGCGCTCACGGCGGTGTCGCTTGCCGTCGCCGCCATCCCCGAGGGGTTGCCGGCGGTCGTGACGCTGACGCTCGCGCTCGGCGTCCGCAGGATGTCCGAGGAGAACGCGCTCGTCCGCCGGCTCCCGTCGGTCGAGGCGCTCGGCGCCGTCGACGTCGTCTGCACCGACAAGACGGGGACGCTCACGCGCGGGGAGATGACGGTCAGCCGCCTCTGGGTGAACGACGCGGTCGTCGACGCGCGGACCGACGAGGCCCCCTCCGACCGCGAGGAACGCCTCCTGCGGATCGGCGCGCTCTGTAACGACGCGACGGCCGACGACGGCGATCCGACCGAGCGCGCGCTCGTCGCGGCCGCCGAGCGCCGCGGCCTCGACGTCGCCGCCCTCCGGGAGGCCAACCCGCGGACCGACGAGGTGCCGTTCTCCTCGGCGCGCAAGTGGATGGGGACCGTCCACGACGACGTCGGCTACGTCAAGGGCGCCCCCGAGGTGGTCGTCGAGCGCTGCGACCGGGTGCTCACCGAGGACGGCCCGACGGCGATGACGCCGGCGGCCCGCGAGCGGATCGCGGAGCGGGTCCACGCGTTCGCCGACGACGCTCTCCGCGTGCTGGCGATGGCCTACGTCGAGGAGCCGGCCGACGGCGAGGAGCTGGAAGACGAACTGGTCTTCGTGGGACTGACGGGCATGATCGATCCGCCGCGCGAGGAGGTGGCCGACGCCATCGCGACGACGCGGGGGGCGGGCGTCGACGTGAAGATGATAACCGGCGACAACGTCCGGACGGCGACCGCCATCGCCGAGTCGCTCGGCCTCGGGACGACGATGCTCGAAGGGCGGGAGATCGAGGCGATGGACGACGACCGGCTTCGCGAGCGCGTCGAGTCCGTCGACGTCTTCGCGCGCACCTCGCCGGAGCACAAGGTCCGTATCCTCCGCGCGCTACAGGATCGCGGCCACGAGGTCGCGATGACCGGCGACGGCGTCAACGACGCGCCGGCACTGAAGAACGCCGACGTCGGCGTCGCGATGGGGATCCGCGGCACCGAGGTCGCGCGACAGGCCTCGGACATCGTTTTGCTCGACGACGACTACGCGACGATCGAGCGTGCGGTCGAGCGGGGGCGGGCGATCTTCGACAACATCTGGAAGTTCGTCGCCTACCTCCTGAGCGCCAACGTCGCCGAGGTGGCGCTGGTCTTCGTCGCCTCGCTGTTTGGCTACCTCGTGTTGCCGGCGGTCCAGTTGCTGTGGATCAACCTGCTCACCGACGGCCTGCCGGCGCTGGCGCTCGGAGCCGACCCCGAGAGCGGCGACGTGATGGACCGGCCCCCGCGGGACGCCGAGCGGGGGATCCTCGACCGAGAGATGGCCGGCCTGATCGGGGGTACCGGCCTCGTGACCACCGTCGTCATGCTCGGGCTGATGTTCCTGACGCTCGACGGCGCCGCTTCGGTCACCCCGTACGCGATGACGATGGTGTTCACCGGGTTCGTCGTCCTCGAGTTCGAGAAACTGTACGTCATCCGCTGGCTGCGCGAGACGCCCGCGCTGTCGAACCCGTGGCTCGCCGGCGCCGTCGCCGTCTCGGTCCTGCTCCAGTTTGCGGTGCTCTACACGCCGCTCAACCGGTACTTCGGGACGGTGCCGCTCGGCCTCGCGGACTGGGGAGTGCTCGTCGGGGTGCTCGCCGTCTGCCTGCCGGCGTACCTCGGGATCGCGACCCTGTTACGTCGCGCGCGCCCGACCGCCTGA
- a CDS encoding universal stress protein, producing the protein MTFVVPFDASELAEAALERAVEYGHALDEEVVVVTVVPERKRYAIEKGWIDEDGSFDVDAVVERLCDRVAALAPDASFDCECIREFPPEAELAERVERLARKHDPSVLFLGTDNVGRIATPLTSVGAHVADEEVCDVHVVRRPTARGDADLDSGADAASE; encoded by the coding sequence ATGACGTTCGTCGTCCCATTCGACGCGTCGGAGCTCGCGGAGGCCGCGCTGGAACGGGCAGTCGAGTACGGCCACGCCCTCGACGAGGAGGTCGTCGTCGTGACCGTCGTCCCCGAGCGCAAGCGGTACGCCATCGAGAAGGGGTGGATCGACGAGGACGGGTCGTTCGACGTCGACGCGGTCGTCGAACGCCTGTGCGACCGCGTGGCCGCGCTGGCGCCGGACGCGTCGTTCGACTGCGAGTGCATCCGCGAGTTCCCGCCCGAGGCGGAACTCGCCGAACGGGTCGAACGGCTCGCCCGGAAACACGACCCGTCGGTCCTGTTTCTCGGCACGGACAACGTCGGCCGCATCGCGACGCCGCTGACGAGCGTCGGCGCGCACGTCGCCGACGAGGAGGTCTGTGACGTCCACGTCGTGCGCCGGCCGACCGCGCGGGGCGACGCCGACCTCGACTCCGGGGCCGACGCGGCGTCGGAGTAG
- a CDS encoding SPW repeat domain-containing protein: MSDTPTDRSAETGATADVERGRDYLNTDVIQWVSALAALLGLWLVASPFVFEATETAVWNDTMTGTAIFLLAGYNFYRLSKDRLASVGVASLAVLLGLWALVSPAVVTMGSSQLATSTAVSGLLVAALSGYNAYANSRADAPARARTRA, encoded by the coding sequence ATGAGCGACACACCGACCGACCGGTCCGCCGAGACCGGCGCGACCGCCGACGTCGAGCGGGGGCGCGACTACCTGAACACGGACGTGATCCAGTGGGTGAGCGCGCTGGCCGCGCTGCTCGGCCTCTGGCTCGTCGCATCGCCGTTCGTCTTCGAGGCGACGGAGACGGCGGTGTGGAACGACACGATGACCGGGACGGCGATCTTCCTGCTGGCCGGCTACAACTTCTACCGGCTGTCGAAAGACCGGCTGGCGAGCGTCGGCGTGGCGTCGCTCGCGGTCCTGCTCGGCCTGTGGGCGCTCGTCTCGCCCGCGGTCGTCACGATGGGCAGCAGCCAGTTGGCGACGAGCACGGCCGTCTCCGGGCTCCTCGTCGCGGCCCTCTCCGGCTACAACGCCTACGCGAACAGCAGGGCCGACGCGCCGGCCCGCGCGCGGACCCGCGCCTGA
- a CDS encoding CPBP family intramembrane glutamic endopeptidase: protein MSNDRLPLVDDHPVAAFFVGAYAYTWIVSAPAVFMEPSWIAAILVYVGSFGPPVSAAAVTWLRGDDVRAWARQITRWRVGWYWWVVALGLPLAITAAVAGVLAVIGGPVDLGRALPSPVLFAVIFLFGLTVSGGLNEEPGWRGFAQARLNDRYGALTASLVIGVVWAGWHLPYFLAPVTPHSGFPFVNQIGWFFGILLLSVILAWAYNGTGSVLIVMVLHAMANSADVILPLAPDQIVVEGVIDEAAVGEVVGVQLLVHLLVVVAIVAYYGRDGLARGRIPGAADVGGRGRE, encoded by the coding sequence ATGTCGAACGATCGGCTCCCGTTGGTCGACGACCACCCGGTCGCGGCGTTCTTCGTGGGCGCGTACGCCTACACGTGGATCGTCTCCGCGCCGGCGGTGTTCATGGAACCGAGTTGGATCGCGGCGATTCTCGTCTACGTCGGGAGTTTCGGCCCGCCCGTGAGCGCCGCGGCGGTGACGTGGCTGCGGGGCGACGACGTCCGGGCGTGGGCGCGACAGATCACCCGCTGGCGGGTCGGCTGGTACTGGTGGGTCGTCGCGCTGGGGCTCCCGCTCGCCATCACGGCCGCCGTCGCCGGCGTGCTCGCGGTGATCGGCGGCCCCGTCGATCTGGGACGGGCGCTGCCGTCGCCCGTCCTGTTCGCCGTCATCTTCCTCTTCGGGCTGACCGTGAGCGGCGGCCTGAACGAGGAACCCGGCTGGCGGGGCTTCGCGCAGGCCCGGCTGAACGACCGGTACGGCGCGCTGACGGCGAGTCTCGTGATCGGCGTCGTCTGGGCCGGCTGGCACCTGCCGTACTTCCTCGCGCCCGTCACGCCCCACTCCGGGTTCCCGTTCGTCAATCAGATCGGCTGGTTCTTCGGAATCCTCCTGCTCTCGGTCATCCTGGCGTGGGCGTACAACGGCACGGGGAGCGTGCTGATCGTCATGGTCCTTCACGCCATGGCGAACTCCGCCGACGTGATCCTCCCGCTCGCCCCGGATCAGATCGTCGTCGAGGGGGTCATCGACGAGGCCGCCGTCGGGGAGGTCGTGGGGGTGCAGTTGCTGGTCCACCTCCTCGTCGTCGTCGCGATCGTCGCGTACTACGGTCGCGACGGACTCGCCCGGGGGCGGATCCCGGGAGCGGCCGACGTCGGCGGGCGAGGGCGGGAGTAG
- a CDS encoding MFS transporter, which produces MSLTTFIVVLNASLMNVAIPTMVDDFDTTVTVIQGAVSLYSLVTAALILPAGTLPSRHSIRRVLTVALIAYAGGTVVASISWSTTVLYVGWSLIQGAAAAVIFPLTFTVLIVSYEDDDRAKAFGLLAGVGGVGSTLGPIIGGALTTYASWRWGFTLQLVGVGVVLFFAQYVSPNPLSETRDSLDSGGTALSIVSVTSLVTGFVLSGKYGWVVQRRPFFVGEMQFNPLGTSPAIWFLGGGLLAFAAFVQYERRMERAGKSPLVPLHVLTNRTFLSGVITYNLRSIVSAGFLFIVPVYLQAVLGYTAFETGLALLPYSLASILFSTFSTSWRKYISPKTLIQIGIVCIGVGLALLYEQTGPDQTISRMVIPVALYGTGVGLILAQITNMTMSAVPTADSAAASGVLNVSYSIGFSLGTAVVGSYFLGHFYGGVVDRVLRAEHVTLSTEQRNDLVIALEDAAETATEATQQDFLNQLTPVQRQLLEGIFEAAMFDAQRAGLLLLVLVVLLLLVASTFLPRQIPGGDDETDQPESSRGSTRESPDTAVED; this is translated from the coding sequence GTGAGTCTGACGACGTTCATCGTGGTCCTCAACGCATCCCTGATGAACGTGGCGATCCCCACGATGGTAGACGACTTCGATACCACGGTCACCGTGATTCAGGGGGCGGTTTCACTCTACTCGCTGGTGACGGCTGCGCTGATTCTCCCGGCCGGTACGCTGCCGTCCCGACATAGTATTCGGCGTGTACTGACGGTCGCACTGATCGCCTATGCCGGCGGGACGGTGGTGGCGTCGATTAGCTGGAGTACGACGGTCCTCTACGTCGGCTGGTCGCTCATCCAGGGTGCCGCGGCCGCCGTGATATTCCCCCTGACGTTTACCGTCCTGATAGTCAGTTACGAAGACGACGACCGGGCGAAGGCGTTCGGACTGTTGGCTGGCGTTGGCGGGGTTGGATCGACTCTCGGACCGATCATCGGCGGCGCACTGACCACGTACGCGAGTTGGCGGTGGGGATTTACGCTGCAACTCGTCGGTGTGGGGGTTGTTCTCTTCTTCGCTCAGTACGTGAGTCCGAACCCGCTCTCAGAAACGCGCGATTCGCTGGACAGCGGTGGGACGGCGCTATCCATCGTCAGCGTGACGTCGCTCGTCACTGGATTCGTTCTGAGCGGGAAGTACGGGTGGGTAGTCCAACGGCGGCCCTTCTTCGTCGGCGAGATGCAGTTCAATCCGCTCGGGACGTCGCCGGCGATCTGGTTTCTCGGGGGCGGACTCCTCGCGTTCGCCGCGTTCGTCCAGTACGAACGCCGAATGGAACGTGCCGGGAAGTCACCGCTCGTTCCGCTGCACGTACTGACGAACCGGACGTTCTTGTCCGGTGTCATCACGTACAATCTCCGTTCGATAGTCTCGGCTGGCTTCCTGTTTATCGTCCCGGTCTATCTCCAGGCGGTACTCGGATACACCGCCTTCGAGACTGGGCTCGCGTTGTTACCGTATTCGCTCGCATCGATCCTCTTCTCGACGTTTTCGACTAGCTGGCGCAAGTACATCTCGCCAAAGACGCTCATCCAGATCGGTATCGTGTGTATTGGCGTTGGACTGGCGCTGTTGTACGAGCAGACGGGCCCCGATCAGACGATCAGCAGGATGGTTATCCCGGTGGCGCTGTATGGAACCGGCGTCGGACTCATACTGGCACAGATCACCAATATGACGATGTCGGCCGTGCCGACCGCGGACTCCGCCGCGGCATCCGGAGTCCTGAACGTGAGCTACTCGATCGGGTTCTCCCTGGGGACGGCAGTCGTTGGCTCGTATTTTCTCGGACACTTCTACGGCGGCGTCGTCGATAGAGTGCTCCGAGCGGAACACGTGACCCTTTCGACGGAGCAACGAAACGACCTGGTGATCGCTCTCGAAGATGCCGCAGAGACGGCGACCGAAGCCACGCAGCAAGACTTCCTGAACCAACTCACTCCCGTCCAGCGACAGTTGCTCGAGGGCATCTTCGAGGCTGCGATGTTCGACGCGCAACGGGCGGGGCTGCTCCTCCTCGTACTGGTCGTGTTGCTCCTGCTCGTCGCATCGACGTTCTTGCCGCGGCAGATACCGGGAGGCGACGACGAAACCGACCAGCCCGAATCGTCCCGGGGTTCGACGCGTGAGTCTCCCGACACGGCCGTGGAGGACTAA
- a CDS encoding oleate hydratase codes for MPGERTPHVAEREAHVVGGGIAGLAAAAFLIRDGNMPGENVHLYEKLDVVGGALDGAGNPDDGYVTRGGRMFNLPVYECTWDLFRTIPSLEDPSTSVTAEMKEYNEIHETYAETRLVEDGTRLDASQYELKMRHRISLVRLLLTPEDRLGDTRVEEWFDDDFFETNFWYMWATIFAFQPWHSVAEVRRYMYRFFHVFPGLHTLEDVDHTRYNQYDSMVLPLRRWLETRGVDFQHDCRVTDMDIVTSRAGRTVERLHYETDDGTESVVVDPTDLVFFTNGSMTDGSDLGSWDEAPETNETGASWELWKSIAEDNPQFGDPEVFAGNVQETKWESFTVTLENTDLFDHIVEFTDEEPGNGLVTYVDSSWLLSTVLVPDPHFANQPDDVKILWGYALFPDREGDYVDKKMSECTGREILEEIAYHVQCEDRLPEILEDVDCVPCMMPFITAHFQPREPGDRPPVVPDGSNNLAFLGQYADLPRDVVFTVEYSVRTAMTAVYELLDLDAEIPPVNKHYRKPGVLADAVSASFD; via the coding sequence ATGCCCGGTGAACGGACGCCACACGTCGCCGAGCGCGAAGCCCACGTCGTCGGCGGCGGCATCGCCGGACTGGCGGCCGCCGCGTTCCTGATCCGCGACGGCAACATGCCCGGCGAGAACGTTCATCTCTACGAGAAACTCGACGTCGTCGGCGGGGCCCTGGACGGTGCAGGCAACCCCGACGACGGGTACGTTACCCGCGGTGGGCGCATGTTCAATTTACCCGTCTACGAGTGTACCTGGGACCTCTTCCGGACGATCCCGTCGCTGGAGGACCCGAGTACCTCGGTCACGGCGGAGATGAAAGAATACAACGAGATCCACGAGACCTACGCGGAGACGCGGCTGGTTGAGGACGGCACCCGCCTCGACGCCTCGCAGTACGAACTGAAGATGCGCCACCGGATCTCGCTGGTTCGACTTCTGCTGACACCCGAGGACCGACTCGGAGACACCCGGGTCGAGGAGTGGTTCGACGACGACTTCTTCGAGACGAACTTCTGGTACATGTGGGCGACGATCTTCGCCTTCCAGCCCTGGCACAGCGTCGCCGAAGTTCGGCGATACATGTACCGTTTCTTCCACGTATTCCCCGGTCTACACACGCTGGAAGATGTCGACCACACCAGGTACAACCAGTACGATTCGATGGTCCTGCCGCTTCGGCGCTGGCTCGAAACCCGTGGCGTCGACTTCCAGCACGACTGTCGCGTGACCGACATGGACATCGTGACTTCGCGAGCGGGTCGAACCGTCGAGCGACTCCACTACGAGACCGACGACGGCACCGAGAGCGTCGTGGTCGACCCGACGGATCTGGTCTTTTTCACCAACGGTTCGATGACCGACGGCTCGGACCTCGGATCGTGGGACGAAGCGCCCGAAACGAACGAGACGGGTGCCTCCTGGGAGTTGTGGAAGTCGATCGCCGAGGACAACCCGCAGTTCGGCGATCCCGAGGTCTTCGCGGGCAACGTCCAGGAGACCAAGTGGGAGTCGTTTACCGTCACGCTGGAGAACACCGACCTGTTCGATCACATCGTCGAGTTCACCGACGAGGAACCGGGCAACGGGCTGGTGACCTACGTCGACTCGTCGTGGCTTCTGTCCACCGTCCTCGTACCCGACCCGCACTTCGCGAACCAGCCCGACGACGTGAAAATCCTCTGGGGGTACGCGCTGTTCCCGGACCGGGAGGGTGACTACGTCGACAAGAAGATGTCCGAGTGTACCGGCCGGGAGATCCTCGAAGAGATCGCCTATCACGTGCAGTGTGAGGACCGCCTGCCGGAGATCCTGGAGGACGTGGACTGCGTGCCGTGCATGATGCCGTTCATCACGGCCCACTTCCAGCCCCGCGAGCCCGGCGACCGTCCCCCCGTCGTTCCCGACGGCTCGAACAACCTGGCGTTCCTCGGGCAGTACGCCGACCTCCCTCGGGACGTCGTGTTCACCGTCGAGTACTCGGTGCGGACGGCGATGACTGCCGTCTACGAACTGCTCGACCTCGATGCGGAGATTCCACCCGTGAACAAGCACTACCGCAAGCCGGGCGTACTCGCGGATGCAGTGAGCGCCTCGTTCGATTGA